The Tolypothrix sp. PCC 7712 region CTAATTTAACGGGTGCTGATGGATTTGATATCAATCTCGGTATCGGTGGCGGAGAAGAATAGTCACACAATTTTGGATTTTGGATTTTGGATTTTGGATTGTGAATAGCTGTCTAGTTGATACTTGTGTGACTCCATCTGTCGCAATCATTGTTTAAATTTGTGTCGGACAATTTGGGATTTTGTTGTGTACCCCTTTTCTATGGAACGCTCCGCAAATGGGAAAGCAAACTAATACCATTTTGAAAAAGAATGTGACAGATAGGTAGGGGCACGGCATCCATAATCTTTTGGTATACTCAATTATCTTACTGGTGCCGTGCCCACACAAAGAATTTATCTTATTCAAAGCAAAAGTTTAGGAGTATTAATCTACTCCTAACTTTTAAATGCTAATCTCCGGTAATTGAGAGTTCATTAACCCAGATGCGAGGACAAACGCCGCCTGGTGTTAACTCAGCTTCTTTTTCTACACAAACAATAGATTTCATAACTTCTAAGAAATCACCCGCAACCGTGGCTGATTCAATACTCGTCTTCACACCTTTATTGATTAACCAACCATCAAAAGGTAAAGAAAACGAACCTTGTAAAGCTTTTACCCCAGCATGGAGAGCTTGCAAATCATCAATTAAAACCACATTCTCAGCAGTTTCTAAGCTTAATTCTTGCTCAGGCTCGGCGGCTCTAAATACATGAAAAAAGTTAGGACTAACACTAACTTTTGCACCAATGCTAGCGTTTCCTGTGGGTTGGGCGTTCATTCTTTTCGCAGTTCCAGCACTGTGTAGAAAGCTGGTTAATACGCCTTTTTCAATTAGGGAAATGCGGCGAGTTGGTGTACCTTCACCATCAAAACTTTCTGCGCCAATGTTAGCAGGATGCAATGCATCATCTGCTACTGAAAGTAGAGGCGAAGCGATTTGCTTACCTAAATCATCAGGGGTAGATAAGCTTTGATTGTCTAAAATATTTTGAGCGTTGTATAAGTTAGAAAAAGCGCCCAATAAACTTAAGAAAGCTTCGGGAGAGAAAACAACTAGATATTTACCAGTCTTAATTTTTTCATAGTTCAAGTGACTGATAGTTTTCTCGGCTGTTTCTTGAATGCAACCATTAATATCGAGATTTTCTACACCACGGTTAATTCTAAAAGCACCCGCACTGCGTGGTTTTTTCCCTTCCTCTTCAGTTTTGCTGTAAAGATAAACTGATGCTATGGAATGGGACTCAATTCTGGCTGCACCTTCACTATTGAGATAAAAACGGTCAATATCTCTTTGTGCCAAGCCATTATAAGGTACGCCTTTAATTGCTGGGTGCGCTGAAAGTAATTCTTTTTCAGCTACTATTAGTTTTTCTATCAGTTCAGAAACAGGTGCTTGTGCTGCTTTATCGTGGGGTGTATTGTCGATAGGAACTGTCGCTTCTGGGCTAAAATCAGGCACATTTTCCTTGACACCAAAGAAACTAGCTTCATAAGCAGTTTTCAATGCTAATTCTAATCCTTTAGGGTCTACATCTGTGGTGCTGGTAACACCCATTGTATTGTCTTCATTCCAAACACGAACTGTAACACCAGAACGATTGGAAGCTTTAACTTGTTTTGGCTCACCTTGGTCTACTTGCACACTAGTTTCGTCTACAGTGGAGCCATAAATATCGAATTTTTTAATGCCAAGCTTCTCTGCATTTTCCTTGGCGTAATTTGCAATTTCGTTGATAGTCGCCATAGTCAATTTTGGATTTTGGATTTTGGATTTTAGATTTTGGATTTATTTGAGGTTTGGCTACTGTGTTGTGAATTATAGATTTTAGGATTCAGATTTTGGATTTGTGCTTTTCTTTGAGGGTTTTGATTGATGCAACAGTCATAGCTAGAATTTCAGCAGTTTCTTGCATCAGGTTGGTTAGTTTATCTGCTGAAATCATTCCCGCTTCAACTAGAATCTCTAACCAATAAAGTGTTTCATCAGCTTCTTCTTCTACAATGCTAAGTTTGGCAATCAAATCGGCTGTAGATTTGGCTCGACAAGCTGCTCGATAATTAGCACCTACAGAAGTAGCTGAACGTAACACCTGTTTACCAATTACATCAGCAGTTCTAGTTTGTGGTAGTGCCTCAACTAGATAAATAACTCGCAACCCAAGCTGCTTTGTTCTATCTTTAAACTGCTTTTCGTTCACAATCCAAAATCCGTCTTGAAAAGTTTGCTCAACGGGGGGAACCCCCGCACGCAACTTTTGTCTTCGACACGCTACGCGAACGCAAAATCTAAAATTCCTTAACGTCCACCTACGGTAATAGAATCGACCTTAATATGTGGCTGTCCTACTGTGGTGTAGATACTACCGCTAACGGAACCACAGAAACCAGGTGCTAGCTCTAAATCTTGAGAACACATGGAAATTTTATTCATAATTTCTGTTGCTTCCCCAATCAGAATTGCTCCTTTTAATGGTTTGGTGATTTTGCCATTTTCAATCAAATAAGCTTCATCAACACCAAAGTTAAATTGACCAGTAGCACCTACGCTACCACCACCCATTTTCTTGCAGTAAATGCCTTTATCAATAGAGCTAAATAAATCATCAATACTATATTCACCAGTAGCGATGTAAGTATTTCGCATCCGGCTAGCAGCAGCAAAGGTATAATTTTGACGGCGACCGCTTCCGGTTCTAGGATGTCCAGTCCGCCAAGAACCTGTTCTGTCTGCTAAGAAGTTTTTCAGAACGCCTTTTTCTATTAATAATGTTCTTTGAGCAGGCATACCTTCATCATCCATGTCTATTGTGCCGAAGGCATTGTCAGCTCGCCCTTCATCCCAAGCTGTGAGGCTTTCGTGGGCAATTTTCTCACCTTTTTTGTCAGCAAAGGGAGAAGTATTACGTTCAATTTGAGTAGTTTCTAATAAGTGTCCGCAAGCTTCGTGGAAGATTACCCCGCCAAAGTGATTAGCCATGATAATGGGGTATGTGCCAGATTCTACGTAATCGGCATAGAGCATTTTACCAGCAGATTCAGATATTTGCTCGGCGGCTTGTTGATAATCCCAAGTTCTCAGGAAATTGGCATCACTGGTATTACCAGCACGTTCACCAATGGAGGCGCGATTAGCTCCATCTGCACACAACAGGTTAAATCCTACCGATTGGGTGAGGCGAATATCACGAGCAAAAGTACCATCACTAGCTGCAACTAATACTTCTTGCCAATCGCGGAAGTAAGTAGCGCGGCGTGATTGCACGTGGCTAGCTTTGCGTTGCAATTGGGCTGTACCATCAAGTAGAATTTCTCCCATTTCTCGGATAGAGCTACACAGAGGTAACCACCCATCTTTACCTCTTTTTGTGGCGTAGTCTCGGAGTAATTCTAGATTGATTTCTGGGATAAAAGCGTTAGGTGCAGGTAATTGTAATCCCAGGATAGAAAGACCTTTTTCTAAGGCTGCTTTCAAACCGGAAAATGTCAGATTATTGGTACTGACGTAGCAATCAGCTTTACCGCGAAAGACTCTAACTCCCGCACCTGTGGCGAGGCTAGGTGAAATACTGGTAATTGAGTCATCTTCAGCAAGGCAACTAATATAGTTGCGACGCTCTAGAAAAAATTCCACAAAATCCGCACCAGCAGCCCGTCCTAATCCTAATAGGGTAGCTAGAGGAGCTTCCCAAGTGTCATCGAATTGTTCCGATGTGGAGGAATACTGTAAATTGGGCAGTTGGTTCGAGAGAAGTAGCGTACTTGTAAGCATTTATAGCCTCTTCTGCTGGCGTATTCAGAGATTTGACCGAAAGTTCCTGGTGTGTTAAGTCTAACAAATCAGTGAAAGACGCAGTCGGCAGTTAAGCTGTAGGGGTTTCCTCACCTATAAAATTGAGAGCCTCATTTAAACAAAGCCAAAGGTAGGCACAAAAATTGTAAATGGAGAGAGTGATCGCTTTCATGGCGCAGTCGAGATAAAATACAGTTTCCTCAACTTTATTCTGCAACAATAAAAGGAAAGTTCCGCAGCATTGCCAATATCAGCAGGAACTATTTGATCTAAAAAAGGAATATAAAAATGAGTTCGTATGCTTTTTGGAATAACAAAGGTGGCGTAGGAAAGAGCTTTCTTTGCTTTGTGGCTGCTGCTGAATATGCTCACCGACACTCCGATACAGATGTTTATGTAATTGACCTATGTCCTCAAGCCAATGTCTCAGAAACTCTATTAGGAGGATATCTTAATAGTCCAAAAGCACTACATTCTTTAAGCAGCAAAACACCGCGTGCAACTGTGGCTGGCTATATAGAAGCACGTCTTAATTCCCCCTTCCGAATGATTACAGACATATCTCCTTATGTATGTGAGCCAAGAGAGTTCAACCCGCAAATACCTGACAATTTAAGGCTTATATGTGGAGACAATCTTCTTGAAATCATTTCTGAGGCAATTAGACAAACTTCTCAATTACAAATACCGATTGATGCTTGGAAACAGGTGCTGAGTTGGATTCGAGATTTAACAGTTGCTCTACGTACATTTAGTGGAGAAAGAGATACTTTATTCTTAATCGATTGTAACCCTAGCTTTGCTGTATATACACAGCTTGGTCTAGTTGCAGCAGAAGGTGTGGTTATTCCGTTTACTGCGGATGACAGTTCGCGTCGTGCAATTGAGAATGTGGTTGCACTTTTATATGGAATCACCGATCCTAACACTGCGCCCTATGCAAGAATTAGCTTTGCTAAACGTGCAAAAGAAGAAGGTGTATCAGTGCCAAAATTACATACTTTTGTGAGTAATAGAGTGACTATGTATGAAGGTAAAGCAGCATCTGCATTTATAGCTATAAACAAAATTATTAAGAAAACTATGGATGATATACATCAGAAAAATCGTCAGATTTTTGCTAGCCCTAAAGACTTACCGAGCCAAAGTTTTATTGAAATTCCTGATTATCACAGTGCTTGTGTTGTGGCTGCAACAACTGGTACACCTTTGCACA contains the following coding sequences:
- a CDS encoding ParA family protein, producing the protein MSSYAFWNNKGGVGKSFLCFVAAAEYAHRHSDTDVYVIDLCPQANVSETLLGGYLNSPKALHSLSSKTPRATVAGYIEARLNSPFRMITDISPYVCEPREFNPQIPDNLRLICGDNLLEIISEAIRQTSQLQIPIDAWKQVLSWIRDLTVALRTFSGERDTLFLIDCNPSFAVYTQLGLVAAEGVVIPFTADDSSRRAIENVVALLYGITDPNTAPYARISFAKRAKEEGVSVPKLHTFVSNRVTMYEGKAASAFIAINKIIKKTMDDIHQKNRQIFASPKDLPSQSFIEIPDYHSACVVAATTGTPLHKIKPGPKKIGEERVQLNPEPLQRYRDALEAFVNCL
- a CDS encoding TldD/PmbA family protein, with amino-acid sequence MLTSTLLLSNQLPNLQYSSTSEQFDDTWEAPLATLLGLGRAAGADFVEFFLERRNYISCLAEDDSITSISPSLATGAGVRVFRGKADCYVSTNNLTFSGLKAALEKGLSILGLQLPAPNAFIPEINLELLRDYATKRGKDGWLPLCSSIREMGEILLDGTAQLQRKASHVQSRRATYFRDWQEVLVAASDGTFARDIRLTQSVGFNLLCADGANRASIGERAGNTSDANFLRTWDYQQAAEQISESAGKMLYADYVESGTYPIIMANHFGGVIFHEACGHLLETTQIERNTSPFADKKGEKIAHESLTAWDEGRADNAFGTIDMDDEGMPAQRTLLIEKGVLKNFLADRTGSWRTGHPRTGSGRRQNYTFAAASRMRNTYIATGEYSIDDLFSSIDKGIYCKKMGGGSVGATGQFNFGVDEAYLIENGKITKPLKGAILIGEATEIMNKISMCSQDLELAPGFCGSVSGSIYTTVGQPHIKVDSITVGGR
- a CDS encoding four helix bundle protein — encoded protein: MNEKQFKDRTKQLGLRVIYLVEALPQTRTADVIGKQVLRSATSVGANYRAACRAKSTADLIAKLSIVEEEADETLYWLEILVEAGMISADKLTNLMQETAEILAMTVASIKTLKEKHKSKI
- a CDS encoding TldD/PmbA family protein, encoding MATINEIANYAKENAEKLGIKKFDIYGSTVDETSVQVDQGEPKQVKASNRSGVTVRVWNEDNTMGVTSTTDVDPKGLELALKTAYEASFFGVKENVPDFSPEATVPIDNTPHDKAAQAPVSELIEKLIVAEKELLSAHPAIKGVPYNGLAQRDIDRFYLNSEGAARIESHSIASVYLYSKTEEEGKKPRSAGAFRINRGVENLDINGCIQETAEKTISHLNYEKIKTGKYLVVFSPEAFLSLLGAFSNLYNAQNILDNQSLSTPDDLGKQIASPLLSVADDALHPANIGAESFDGEGTPTRRISLIEKGVLTSFLHSAGTAKRMNAQPTGNASIGAKVSVSPNFFHVFRAAEPEQELSLETAENVVLIDDLQALHAGVKALQGSFSLPFDGWLINKGVKTSIESATVAGDFLEVMKSIVCVEKEAELTPGGVCPRIWVNELSITGD